A single region of the Devosia sp. FJ2-5-3 genome encodes:
- a CDS encoding EAL domain-containing protein, with protein MGADYTEKLLRLQTETLEAVARGEPLAEIGRIICMRAQHYAPEVICSILQLDDKGRLHPLATPGLPESFSRQIEGLAIGPEVGSCGTAAYRNEPVIVTDIATDPLWANYRQLAEPWGIRACWSSPIRDREGRVLGTFAFYYHEARGPSEFEQQIVATAVHLCALALEHERIIERNRRLAYFDVLTGLPNRGRFNQLLSEAITADAPFGLILLDIDHLKRVNDGIGHAAGDSLIRTVANRLSQVGPDIIPCRLGGDEFAVLVQDCADHAQLEEIAGRIQAAARGMVTLDGQSFEAHVTLGGAVFPRDGANAETLCQNADFALYHAKQSYRGAYMGFRPDLRTEMIQRIDLVRQLDQAMLEGRVEAHYQPLVRLDTTEIVGVEALARLRMPDGRIATAQQFHSALSDPRIAYELTGCMLEQVARDVRRWLDAEIEFQHAGINVTTGDFQRGDLAERIIAIFGRHNVPLRHVVLEVNEAVFMGGADNQVPRAVEALREQGLLVALDDFGTGFASLTHLLSFPVDIIKIDRSFVSRIGSDQPSEIVVSAMIDIARKLGMRVIAEGVETAEQADILRALGCVLGQGYLYSRPVAAVDATDLLARFGQRLRPPSPRLPKRLLA; from the coding sequence ATGGGGGCGGACTACACCGAGAAACTGCTTCGCCTTCAGACCGAAACCCTCGAGGCTGTTGCGCGCGGTGAGCCGCTGGCCGAAATCGGCCGCATCATCTGCATGCGCGCCCAGCATTACGCACCCGAAGTCATCTGCTCCATTCTCCAGCTCGACGATAAGGGACGCCTCCATCCCCTTGCCACGCCCGGCCTGCCGGAGAGCTTTTCCCGCCAGATCGAGGGCCTTGCCATCGGGCCCGAAGTCGGCTCCTGCGGCACGGCGGCCTATCGCAACGAGCCGGTGATCGTGACCGACATCGCCACAGATCCGCTCTGGGCCAATTATCGCCAATTGGCGGAGCCCTGGGGCATTCGCGCCTGCTGGTCGAGCCCCATCCGCGATCGCGAGGGCAGGGTCCTCGGCACATTCGCCTTTTATTACCACGAGGCGCGCGGCCCCAGCGAGTTCGAGCAGCAGATCGTGGCAACGGCCGTCCATCTCTGCGCCCTGGCGCTCGAGCATGAACGGATCATCGAGCGGAACAGGCGCCTTGCCTATTTCGACGTTTTGACCGGCCTGCCCAATCGCGGGCGCTTCAATCAATTGCTTTCCGAAGCGATCACGGCGGATGCGCCCTTCGGATTGATCCTGCTCGATATCGACCACCTCAAGCGCGTCAATGACGGCATCGGCCACGCGGCCGGCGACAGTCTCATCCGCACGGTGGCCAATAGGCTGAGCCAGGTCGGTCCGGACATTATTCCGTGCCGGCTCGGCGGAGACGAGTTTGCCGTCCTCGTTCAGGATTGCGCCGACCATGCCCAGCTCGAAGAGATCGCCGGCCGTATCCAGGCCGCCGCGCGCGGCATGGTGACCCTCGATGGCCAGTCCTTCGAAGCCCATGTTACCCTGGGGGGTGCGGTCTTTCCGCGAGACGGCGCCAATGCGGAAACGCTCTGCCAGAACGCCGACTTTGCCCTCTACCACGCCAAACAGAGCTATCGCGGCGCCTATATGGGCTTCCGGCCTGACCTGCGGACCGAGATGATCCAGCGCATCGATCTGGTGCGCCAGCTCGACCAGGCCATGCTTGAGGGGCGGGTCGAAGCCCATTACCAGCCGCTGGTGCGGCTCGACACCACCGAAATCGTCGGCGTCGAAGCGCTGGCGCGCCTGCGCATGCCCGATGGGCGCATCGCCACTGCCCAGCAATTTCACTCCGCCCTGTCCGATCCGCGCATCGCCTACGAATTGACCGGATGCATGCTCGAACAGGTGGCGCGCGATGTGCGGCGCTGGCTTGATGCCGAGATCGAATTCCAGCATGCGGGGATCAACGTCACCACCGGCGATTTCCAGCGCGGGGACCTCGCCGAGCGCATCATCGCCATTTTCGGGCGACACAATGTTCCGCTGCGCCACGTCGTTCTCGAAGTCAATGAAGCGGTCTTCATGGGCGGCGCCGACAATCAGGTCCCGCGCGCCGTCGAGGCCCTGCGCGAGCAGGGGCTCCTCGTTGCGCTCGACGATTTCGGCACCGGCTTTGCCTCGCTGACCCATTTGCTGAGCTTTCCCGTCGATATCATCAAGATCGACCGCTCCTTCGTCTCGAGGATCGGTTCGGATCAGCCGAGCGAGATCGTGGTTTCCGCCATGATCGATATCGCCCGCAAGCTGGGCATGCGCGTCATTGCCGAGGGCGTGGAAACGGCCGAGCAGGCCGATATCCTGCGCGCGCTCGGCTGCGTGCTCGGACAGGGCTATCTCTATTCGCGTCCCGTCGCCGCCGTCGATGCCACCGATCTCCTGGCCCGCTTCGGGCAACGCCTCCGCCCGCCATCGCCGCGCCTTCCCAAGCGGCTTCTGGCCTAG
- a CDS encoding DNA topoisomerase IB, whose protein sequence is MIIDAVPPAQLIYSSDSEPGWRRVRSGESFSYLDANGKALKARDRERIEALVIPPAWTDVWICPDPNGHLQATGRDERGRKQYLYDPRWTEQRSQTKFGSLISFAKALPSIREQVEADLRRRRTDLPHVAASVVWLLDNSLIRIGNSRYAKENKSFGLTTLRNRHVEIAGPAVRFRFKGKSGKQWKLELTDRRIARIVSNLQDLPGQHLFQYEDEDGVHPITSREVNAYISERAGGPFSSKHFRTWSATVGAYDLLSQLERAETKTGRARQINEVLDTICQRLGNTRAVCRSGYVHPRVIADWEEGLLTRPKRVRPKPHLDRDELETLAYLRSLDTN, encoded by the coding sequence ATGATCATTGACGCGGTCCCGCCAGCCCAGCTGATCTACTCTTCCGACAGCGAACCCGGCTGGCGCCGCGTCAGGAGCGGCGAGAGCTTTTCCTATCTCGACGCCAATGGGAAAGCGCTGAAGGCCCGGGACCGCGAGCGCATTGAGGCGCTGGTCATCCCCCCGGCCTGGACCGATGTCTGGATCTGTCCCGACCCCAATGGCCATCTCCAGGCCACCGGGCGCGACGAGCGCGGGCGCAAGCAGTATCTCTACGATCCGCGCTGGACCGAGCAGCGCAGCCAGACCAAGTTCGGCTCCCTGATTTCCTTCGCCAAGGCACTGCCCAGCATCAGGGAGCAGGTCGAGGCCGATCTCAGGCGCCGTCGCACCGATCTGCCCCATGTCGCCGCCTCGGTGGTATGGCTCCTCGACAATTCCCTCATCCGCATCGGCAATTCCCGCTACGCGAAAGAGAACAAGAGCTTTGGGCTCACCACATTGCGCAATCGCCATGTCGAGATCGCCGGGCCGGCGGTGCGCTTCCGCTTCAAGGGCAAATCGGGAAAGCAGTGGAAGCTGGAGCTGACCGACCGGCGCATCGCCCGCATCGTGTCGAACCTGCAAGACCTGCCGGGCCAGCACCTTTTCCAATATGAGGACGAGGACGGCGTGCACCCGATCACCTCGCGCGAGGTAAATGCCTATATCTCCGAGCGCGCCGGCGGTCCCTTCAGCTCGAAACACTTCCGGACCTGGTCAGCCACGGTCGGCGCCTATGACCTGCTCTCCCAGCTCGAGCGCGCCGAAACCAAGACCGGTCGCGCCCGCCAGATCAACGAAGTGCTCGACACCATCTGCCAGCGCCTGGGCAACACCCGCGCCGTCTGTCGTTCGGGCTATGTCCACCCCCGTGTCATCGCCGATTGGGAGGAGGGTCTTCTGACCCGCCCCAAACGCGTCCGCCCAAAACCCCATCTCGATCGCGACGAACTTGAAACCCTGGCCTATCTTCGCTCGCTGGATACCAATTAA
- the ligD gene encoding DNA ligase D has translation MKTASPQDLLKDYKAKRNFAKTQEPSGDAPAGEKSERGSFVVQKHDATRLHYDFRLELDGVLKSWAVTKGPSNNPGDKRLAVRVEDHPLEYGGFEGTIPEGEYGGGTVMLWDRGTWEPLGDPHEGIESGDLKIRLFGERMKGEWVLVHMKGRDTKRKSGPDRENWLLIKHRDSYARDKDTLTTRFTRSVATGRDFKGIASGAEASKDSDVEPDAVWHSDTEEAEKADQKTRTIETKPARTKKGTPAFRPVQLASLVDTVPSGEDWLFEMKYDGYRCLASVAGDEVKLFTRSGLDWTDKFGSLVAPLQKLQIGSALIDGEICAFDGKGRTDFSTLKNVLSNGGRLEFFAFDLLEADGKDLTKLPLIERKERLENLLAKSTRTGAVQYSTHVRGQGQKVLDALCAGGHEGVIAKRAKSSYRGERTKDWLKIKCLKRQEFVIGGFSPSTKRRGFASLLLGTWEKGKLLYRGRVGTGFSDKLLGELDERLSALSRKDSPFAAVPKEARGAKWVEPQMVAEIAYTEMTEDEVLRHPSFIGLREDKAAEEVHMEEPTLDGAAIADELDMRLTSPDRVIDPTSGVTKGDLVAYYAAVAERMLPYIADRPLSLVRCPQGRSKVCFFQKHDTGGFPEELKSTPVPEKDGEVADYFYLDSLEGLIAGTQMNVLEWHIWGSKRDDVERPDRLVFDIDPDEGLDFSHVVAAAKDIRDRLAKMKLKSFALVSGGKGVHVVVPLVPSATWDTVKEFCRSFAQSLAEDEPDRFTANLSKAKRKGRMFIDYLRNERGSTAISPFSVRSRPGAPVAMPVSWDELDELEGANVFTIAEGIKRVKADDPWKGYFAVKQKLKG, from the coding sequence ATGAAAACCGCATCCCCGCAGGATTTGCTCAAGGACTACAAGGCCAAGCGCAATTTCGCCAAGACGCAGGAGCCATCCGGCGACGCGCCCGCGGGCGAAAAATCGGAGCGCGGCAGCTTTGTGGTGCAAAAACACGACGCCACGCGACTGCACTATGATTTCCGGCTGGAGCTCGATGGGGTGCTCAAGAGCTGGGCGGTGACCAAGGGGCCATCCAACAATCCCGGGGACAAGCGGCTGGCGGTGCGGGTCGAGGACCACCCGCTCGAATATGGCGGCTTCGAGGGCACAATTCCCGAGGGGGAATATGGCGGGGGCACCGTAATGCTCTGGGACCGCGGCACCTGGGAGCCGCTGGGCGATCCGCATGAGGGGATTGAAAGCGGCGACCTCAAGATCCGCCTTTTCGGCGAGCGCATGAAAGGGGAATGGGTCCTGGTCCATATGAAGGGCCGGGACACCAAGCGCAAATCGGGTCCGGACCGGGAAAACTGGCTGCTGATCAAGCATCGTGACAGCTATGCGCGCGACAAGGACACGCTGACCACGCGCTTTACCCGATCGGTCGCCACGGGGCGCGACTTCAAGGGCATTGCCAGCGGCGCCGAGGCGAGCAAAGACAGCGATGTCGAGCCCGATGCCGTCTGGCATTCCGACACGGAAGAGGCCGAAAAGGCCGACCAGAAGACCCGCACGATCGAGACCAAGCCGGCCAGGACGAAAAAGGGCACCCCTGCCTTTCGGCCGGTGCAGCTGGCCAGCCTCGTCGACACCGTGCCGTCGGGCGAGGACTGGCTCTTCGAGATGAAGTATGACGGCTATCGATGCCTTGCCTCCGTCGCGGGGGACGAGGTGAAACTGTTCACCCGCAGTGGGCTCGACTGGACCGACAAATTCGGTTCGCTTGTGGCGCCGCTGCAAAAGCTTCAAATCGGGTCGGCCCTGATCGATGGGGAGATTTGCGCCTTCGACGGCAAGGGCCGAACGGATTTTTCGACGCTCAAGAATGTGCTCTCCAATGGCGGGCGGCTCGAGTTTTTCGCCTTCGATCTGCTGGAAGCAGACGGGAAAGATCTGACGAAACTGCCGCTGATCGAGCGCAAGGAGCGGCTGGAGAACCTGCTGGCCAAATCGACGCGGACCGGTGCGGTGCAATATTCCACCCATGTGCGTGGGCAGGGCCAGAAGGTACTCGATGCCCTGTGCGCGGGCGGGCATGAGGGGGTGATCGCCAAGCGGGCCAAATCGAGCTATCGGGGCGAGCGCACCAAGGACTGGCTCAAGATCAAATGCCTGAAACGCCAGGAATTCGTCATTGGCGGATTTTCACCCTCGACCAAGAGGCGGGGCTTTGCCTCGCTGCTGCTGGGAACCTGGGAGAAGGGGAAACTGCTCTATCGCGGCCGGGTGGGCACGGGGTTCTCCGACAAGCTGCTGGGTGAGCTCGACGAGCGGCTCAGCGCTCTCAGCCGCAAGGACAGCCCTTTTGCCGCCGTGCCCAAGGAAGCGCGGGGCGCCAAATGGGTCGAGCCGCAAATGGTGGCCGAAATCGCCTATACTGAAATGACCGAGGACGAAGTGCTGCGGCACCCATCCTTTATTGGCCTGCGCGAGGACAAGGCGGCCGAGGAGGTCCACATGGAAGAGCCTACATTGGATGGTGCAGCGATTGCCGACGAACTGGATATGCGGCTGACGAGCCCCGACCGGGTGATCGACCCGACGAGCGGGGTGACCAAGGGAGATCTCGTGGCCTATTACGCAGCGGTTGCAGAGCGCATGCTGCCCTATATCGCGGATCGGCCGCTGAGCCTGGTGCGCTGTCCGCAGGGGCGTTCGAAGGTTTGCTTTTTCCAAAAGCACGATACGGGCGGCTTTCCCGAGGAGCTCAAATCCACCCCGGTGCCGGAGAAGGACGGCGAGGTAGCGGACTATTTCTATCTCGATAGTTTGGAAGGGCTGATCGCTGGCACGCAGATGAATGTGCTCGAATGGCATATCTGGGGATCGAAGCGCGACGATGTGGAGCGGCCGGACCGGCTGGTGTTCGACATCGATCCTGACGAGGGGCTCGATTTTTCCCATGTGGTGGCAGCGGCAAAGGATATTCGCGACCGCCTTGCCAAGATGAAGCTCAAGAGTTTTGCGCTGGTATCGGGGGGCAAGGGTGTGCATGTGGTGGTGCCGCTGGTGCCGAGCGCGACATGGGACACGGTGAAGGAGTTTTGCCGGAGCTTTGCGCAGTCGCTAGCCGAAGATGAGCCGGACCGGTTCACCGCCAATCTCTCCAAGGCCAAGCGCAAGGGGAGGATGTTCATCGACTATCTGCGCAATGAGCGGGGATCGACGGCGATTTCACCGTTCTCGGTGCGGTCGCGTCCGGGCGCGCCGGTGGCCATGCCGGTGAGCTGGGACGAGCTGGATGAGCTGGAGGGGGCGAATGTCTTTACGATTGCGGAGGGGATCAAGCGGGTGAAGGCGGACGACCCGTGGAAGGGGTATTTTGCGGTGAAGCAGAAGCTGAAGGGATAG
- a CDS encoding tripartite tricarboxylate transporter substrate binding protein, which produces MNKLLLAALVSGAISIPAFAADYTIMAPAAPGGGWDQTARTMQEALQAEGISGNVQVTNVPGAGGTIGLAQFVNQENGNPNALIVGGYVMVGAILTNASPVTLAEVTPIARLTGEAVGIVVPANSDIQDMAGLVAKLKENTGAVSWAGGSAGGADHITAGLIAKAVGVDPTQVNYIAYSGGGEALAAILGGQVTVGVSGISEFASQIEAGELRLLAVSTDTRVPGFDAPTLQEAGVDTAVQNWRMVAAAPGLSDEQVAAINADIEAMVNSDSWKAALESRGWVNTYLAGDAFDTQLAADIAATEAILKDIGLVQ; this is translated from the coding sequence TTGAACAAGCTGCTTCTCGCCGCGCTGGTTTCCGGCGCCATTTCTATTCCCGCCTTTGCTGCCGACTACACCATCATGGCGCCTGCCGCCCCGGGCGGCGGCTGGGACCAGACCGCCCGCACCATGCAGGAAGCCCTGCAGGCCGAAGGCATTTCGGGCAATGTGCAGGTCACCAACGTCCCCGGCGCCGGCGGCACGATCGGCCTTGCCCAGTTCGTCAATCAGGAAAACGGCAATCCCAACGCCCTGATCGTCGGCGGCTATGTCATGGTCGGCGCCATCCTCACCAATGCCTCGCCGGTCACCCTGGCCGAGGTTACCCCGATTGCGCGCCTCACCGGTGAAGCCGTCGGCATCGTGGTTCCCGCCAATTCCGATATTCAGGACATGGCCGGCCTCGTCGCCAAGCTCAAGGAAAACACCGGCGCGGTGTCCTGGGCCGGCGGTTCGGCCGGTGGCGCCGACCACATCACGGCTGGCCTCATCGCCAAGGCCGTTGGCGTCGATCCCACCCAGGTCAACTACATCGCCTATTCGGGCGGTGGCGAAGCGCTTGCCGCCATTCTGGGCGGTCAGGTGACCGTCGGCGTGTCCGGCATCAGCGAGTTCGCTTCGCAGATCGAAGCGGGGGAACTGCGTCTCCTCGCCGTTTCCACTGACACCCGCGTGCCCGGCTTTGATGCCCCCACCCTCCAGGAAGCCGGCGTCGATACCGCCGTGCAGAACTGGCGCATGGTCGCCGCTGCCCCCGGCCTTTCCGACGAGCAGGTCGCGGCCATCAATGCCGACATCGAAGCCATGGTCAATTCGGACAGCTGGAAGGCCGCTCTCGAAAGCCGCGGCTGGGTCAATACCTATCTGGCCGGCGATGCTTTCGACACGCAGCTTGCAGCTGATATCGCGGCGACTGAAGCCATCCTGAAAGACATCGGCCTGGTGCAATGA
- a CDS encoding tripartite tricarboxylate transporter permease, producing the protein METFELLAQGLLAAMQLQNLVYALIGVTLGTAVGVLPGIGPALTVALLLPVTYRLDPAGSLIMFAGIYYGGMYGGSTTSILLNTPGESASIVTALEGNKMARKGRGGPALATAAIGSFVAGLIATLGLAFIAPTVVKFALSFGPADYFALMVLAFVTVSAAFGDSALRGLTALFIGLGLGLIGIDLQTGQTRLAFAIPDLLDGIEVTTLAVAMFAIGETLKTAADREQVAAQVMAVKGSVWMTLEDWKRSWASWLRGTVIGFPIGAMPAGGADVASFLSYSAEKSFSKHPEEFGHGAIEGVAGPEAANNASAAGTLVPLLTLGLPTTATAAIMLAGFQQFGLQPGPLLFTNNASLVWALIASLLVANFMLLVLNLPLIGLWVKLLTIPKPWLYGGILVFATLGTLGANGAMSMGIGPIRVSFELVLLLAFGLLGYGLRRFGYPIAPVVVGLILGPMAEQQLRRALAISQGDPAVLVSSPISIVLYIVAIIAVGLPLIMRLRGRGAVLGQLATDED; encoded by the coding sequence ATGGAAACCTTCGAACTTCTGGCCCAGGGCCTCCTGGCCGCCATGCAATTGCAGAACCTGGTCTATGCCCTGATCGGCGTAACCCTCGGCACTGCTGTCGGCGTCCTGCCCGGCATTGGCCCGGCGCTCACCGTCGCCCTGCTCCTGCCGGTCACCTATCGGCTCGACCCGGCCGGTTCGCTCATCATGTTCGCCGGCATCTACTATGGCGGCATGTATGGTGGCTCCACTACCTCCATCCTCCTCAACACCCCGGGCGAAAGCGCCTCCATCGTTACCGCGCTCGAGGGGAACAAAATGGCCCGCAAGGGCAGGGGCGGTCCCGCCCTTGCCACCGCGGCCATCGGCTCCTTCGTCGCCGGCCTCATCGCCACGCTGGGGCTCGCCTTCATCGCCCCCACCGTGGTCAAATTCGCGCTCTCCTTCGGCCCGGCCGATTATTTCGCGCTGATGGTGCTGGCTTTCGTCACCGTCTCCGCCGCTTTCGGCGACAGCGCCCTGCGCGGGCTGACGGCGCTCTTCATCGGCCTGGGGCTCGGGCTCATCGGCATTGATCTGCAGACCGGCCAGACCCGCCTCGCCTTCGCCATCCCCGATCTCCTCGACGGCATCGAGGTGACAACCCTCGCCGTCGCCATGTTCGCCATCGGCGAAACCCTCAAGACCGCAGCCGATCGCGAACAGGTCGCCGCCCAGGTCATGGCGGTCAAGGGTTCGGTCTGGATGACCCTCGAGGACTGGAAACGCTCCTGGGCCTCCTGGCTGCGCGGCACCGTCATTGGTTTTCCCATCGGCGCCATGCCCGCAGGCGGTGCCGATGTCGCGAGCTTCCTCTCCTACAGCGCCGAGAAGAGCTTTTCCAAGCATCCCGAAGAGTTCGGCCATGGCGCCATCGAAGGCGTCGCAGGGCCGGAGGCGGCCAACAATGCCTCTGCCGCCGGAACGCTTGTGCCGCTCCTCACCCTTGGCCTGCCGACCACGGCAACGGCCGCCATCATGCTGGCCGGTTTCCAGCAATTCGGGCTCCAGCCCGGTCCGCTGCTTTTCACCAACAATGCCTCGCTGGTCTGGGCGCTGATCGCCAGCCTCCTCGTGGCCAATTTCATGCTGCTGGTGCTCAATTTGCCCCTGATCGGGCTCTGGGTGAAACTCCTCACCATCCCCAAACCCTGGCTCTATGGCGGCATCCTGGTGTTTGCCACGCTCGGCACTCTGGGGGCCAATGGCGCCATGTCCATGGGCATCGGCCCGATAAGAGTGTCGTTCGAACTGGTTCTGCTCCTGGCCTTCGGTCTCCTCGGCTATGGCCTCCGCCGCTTCGGCTATCCCATCGCCCCGGTGGTGGTGGGGCTGATCCTCGGGCCCATGGCCGAGCAACAATTGCGGCGTGCCCTCGCCATCAGCCAGGGCGATCCGGCGGTTCTGGTCAGCTCGCCCATCTCGATCGTTCTCTACATCGTCGCCATCATCGCAGTGGG
- a CDS encoding glutathione synthetase, with protein MRIAFFVNSIAGESAKYTTTGLALAALMRGHDICYVTPGDFVLRPDDTLSVRATVLPAANYKKPETLHKDLHSRETTVETYDITEIDVLFLRNDPSLDGSDRPWATNIGTIFGRLAAERGTLVLNDPDGLAKAQNKLYFQDYPAVVRPKTLISKSIEEIRAFIDSEKKGAIVKPLQGSGGKNVFKVTSAKDPNLNQIFEAVSEEGYLIAQSFIPEASEGDVRFFLMNGQPIIRDGHYAAFRRVPAQGEIRSNVHVGGGPAKVEITPKMLEIAEIVRPKILADGMFFVGLDIVGDKILEINVFSPGGLNNASEMYGTNFLDSVITAIENKITTRDAYADRLDNRQLAVL; from the coding sequence ATGCGCATTGCATTTTTCGTCAATTCCATCGCCGGCGAATCGGCCAAATACACCACCACCGGCCTCGCCCTCGCCGCCCTGATGCGCGGCCATGACATCTGCTACGTGACCCCCGGCGACTTCGTGCTCCGCCCCGATGATACGCTCTCCGTGCGCGCCACGGTGCTGCCGGCCGCCAATTACAAAAAGCCTGAAACCCTCCACAAGGATCTCCACTCGCGCGAGACGACTGTGGAAACCTATGACATCACCGAAATCGATGTGCTGTTCCTGCGCAACGATCCCTCGCTCGATGGCAGCGACCGGCCCTGGGCGACCAATATCGGCACCATCTTTGGGCGCCTCGCCGCCGAGCGTGGCACGCTCGTGCTCAACGACCCCGACGGTCTCGCCAAGGCGCAGAACAAGCTCTATTTCCAGGATTATCCGGCCGTCGTGCGTCCCAAGACGCTGATTTCCAAGAGCATCGAGGAAATCCGCGCCTTTATCGACAGCGAGAAGAAGGGCGCCATCGTCAAGCCTCTGCAGGGCTCTGGCGGCAAGAACGTCTTCAAGGTCACCTCCGCCAAGGACCCCAACCTCAACCAGATCTTCGAGGCGGTGAGCGAGGAGGGCTATCTCATCGCCCAGAGCTTTATCCCCGAGGCCAGCGAGGGCGACGTCCGCTTCTTCCTGATGAACGGCCAGCCCATCATCCGCGACGGGCACTACGCCGCTTTTCGCCGCGTCCCGGCCCAGGGCGAGATCCGCTCCAACGTCCATGTCGGCGGCGGTCCGGCCAAGGTCGAGATCACGCCGAAAATGCTGGAGATCGCCGAGATCGTTCGCCCCAAGATTCTGGCCGACGGCATGTTCTTTGTCGGCCTCGATATCGTCGGCGACAAGATCCTCGAAATCAATGTGTTCAGCCCGGGCGGCCTCAACAATGCCTCGGAAATGTATGGCACCAATTTCCTCGACAGCGTCATCACCGCCATCGAGAACAAGATCACGACGCGCGACGCCTATGCAGATCGGCTCGACAATCGCCAGCTGGCCGTTCTCTAG
- a CDS encoding tripartite tricarboxylate transporter TctB family protein has protein sequence MSARASDSTRRPDGAAFVIAVILAAIAIVIFWQTSQMRVPPVQQRVGPTVFPYVVATGLALLSIGTFVSAFRHGFPERSKDDYGPIFWIVGGLVAQILLLSTAGFAIATGILFAFTAKGFGRGPLWQTIPIGIVFAFVVWFIFARGLQLSLPMGPFERLVTTGSF, from the coding sequence ATGAGCGCCAGAGCTTCCGACAGCACGCGCCGCCCCGATGGGGCGGCGTTCGTCATCGCGGTGATCCTCGCCGCCATCGCCATCGTCATTTTCTGGCAGACCAGCCAGATGCGCGTGCCCCCCGTGCAGCAGCGTGTCGGCCCCACGGTCTTCCCCTATGTCGTCGCGACCGGGCTGGCGCTTCTGTCCATCGGCACCTTCGTGTCGGCCTTTCGCCATGGCTTTCCCGAGCGCAGCAAGGACGATTACGGTCCCATTTTCTGGATCGTCGGCGGGCTCGTCGCGCAGATCCTGCTTCTGTCGACGGCTGGCTTCGCCATCGCCACCGGCATCCTCTTCGCCTTCACCGCCAAGGGTTTTGGCCGTGGTCCGCTCTGGCAGACCATCCCGATCGGCATCGTCTTTGCCTTCGTGGTCTGGTTCATTTTCGCGCGCGGCCTGCAGCTCTCGCTGCCTATGGGGCCGTTTGAGCGCCTTGTGACGACGGGGAGTTTCTAA